In Ananas comosus cultivar F153 linkage group 7, ASM154086v1, whole genome shotgun sequence, the sequence GTGACTcggttaaattatataaatacaaatGTATCTAATTACCTGTGGAAACAACAGGGCTGAGGAAGCTGAGGAAAGAGGTGCGGACGTGCGAGTACGAGGACGTGCACGTGATGTGGGAGATGCTGAGGAAGGCGGATTCCGATATCCCACCTGCAGGAAGAAGAACCCGAATTCAACTGCGTACAAGGAGGGCCAGCGAAGGCGCTTGGAGCACAGCAGCATTAGCCTCCGAGTGGACCAGGCGAGGAGCCTCTCCGCTTAATCTCTGTTTCCTGTGTTGCAGTTTCTAACACACGGAAAAAGAAAGGATTGTCAATTCTTCTCCTTCACGGTTGCAGGTTGCACGCACTTCGCTATGATAATTTTGATGTTTGACAGTTGTAAATTCAAAGGGTGTCGACAACTCAACATAGAGGAACAATAAAAAGGATTATAGCTTTAATCATTTCCAGCTCCTCTCATTTTCTg encodes:
- the LOC109712447 gene encoding uncharacterized protein LOC109712447 gives rise to the protein MEWWDEIVLPMIRRVWINVATRLGFQQTTGLRKLRKEVRTCEYEDVHVMWEMLRKADSDIPPAGRRTRIQLRTRRASEGAWSTAALASEWTRRGASPLNLCFLCCSF